The following coding sequences are from one Desulfonatronum thiodismutans window:
- a CDS encoding aminoacyl-histidine dipeptidase: protein MVHAGLECGFIAEKYPHMEIISIGPSMEYVHTPRERLHVPSVERVALFLRELLEDLDQ from the coding sequence GTGGTCCATGCCGGCCTGGAATGCGGCTTTATCGCCGAAAAATACCCGCACATGGAAATCATCTCCATCGGCCCGTCCATGGAATACGTCCATACCCCCAGGGAACGCCTGCACGTGCCGTCCGTGGAGCGGGTGGCCCTTTTTCTGCGGGAGTTGTTGGAGGATCTCGACCAGTGA
- a CDS encoding serine hydrolase domain-containing protein yields MKRMKRFAAFVFIFCLLFAPQGAAAESDAYSETMRTAREILWKTITSGGGSSATVAVMDGGKIVYSEEFGAAKRATSRPVKADTRFNIGSTSKMFAAVAILLLADDGKLALDDPVVKHLPEFVMRDERYRDITVRMLFNHSSGLPGSTFVFEYEPMIEPHALLLEVLQESDLKHAPGAMGIYCNDGFTLAEMIVERLSGMKFIDFVAERIFEPLGMKDSAASVGETLGNVAFYYDIPAGRKYPLEIVRVHAAGGLSSTAKDLCRFADSFTAGGKHILSEPSLEEVLKSQPTLFTEHLRGAALLDAFGWDYAWIPDYRDKGVQVLGKSGGTMFYSTNFQVVPAERLVVAVSISGKTNAPEISRAILDALMKEKGLPVPEKSPLKKSVEPRPIPPELLAFEGMYTDGTRAVRFLFDREKHALNIHHVLPAAPDGEETPPPLKLVYNEGLFHDLEKGSSYYFISEGKDVYLIAHKIPGFGMNTPVFQRLEEVEAPKQLSIDMNGVLWMMQNVTPSAQIMSGMLMSRSSVSDELPGYLYGFGVQKVEGPDFASIAATGFRDQLSLRLFRKDGKIRVRSGMFVFSQASEAGALVNGKNGVVIGPDGENEWRKVEQEMILSFTRPERGRVVAVAPANDAELLYDSVVDNGEFFAPEGTFVFLAGSPGDVFEIEAR; encoded by the coding sequence ATGAAGCGGATGAAAAGATTTGCCGCTTTTGTTTTCATTTTCTGTCTGCTGTTTGCGCCGCAAGGCGCGGCGGCGGAGTCCGACGCGTACTCCGAAACAATGCGTACGGCCCGGGAAATTCTGTGGAAGACGATCACGTCCGGAGGAGGAAGCTCCGCGACCGTGGCCGTCATGGATGGGGGAAAGATCGTCTATTCCGAGGAGTTCGGCGCAGCAAAGCGGGCGACCAGCCGCCCCGTGAAGGCCGATACCCGCTTCAACATCGGCTCCACCAGCAAGATGTTCGCCGCGGTCGCCATTTTGCTGCTCGCCGACGACGGAAAGCTTGCGCTCGACGACCCCGTGGTGAAGCACCTCCCCGAGTTCGTCATGCGCGACGAGCGCTACCGGGATATCACGGTGCGCATGCTCTTCAACCACTCGTCAGGGCTTCCGGGCTCGACCTTCGTCTTTGAGTACGAGCCCATGATCGAGCCGCATGCCCTGCTGCTGGAGGTTTTGCAAGAGTCCGACCTGAAGCACGCTCCCGGGGCCATGGGTATTTACTGCAACGACGGCTTCACCCTCGCGGAGATGATCGTGGAAAGGCTTTCGGGGATGAAGTTCATCGATTTCGTCGCGGAGCGCATCTTCGAGCCCCTCGGGATGAAGGACAGCGCGGCCAGTGTCGGCGAGACCCTCGGCAACGTCGCATTCTACTATGACATTCCGGCCGGCAGGAAGTACCCTCTGGAGATAGTCCGGGTGCATGCGGCTGGAGGGCTCTCCTCCACCGCGAAGGATTTGTGTCGTTTCGCGGACAGCTTTACCGCGGGGGGGAAGCACATCCTGAGCGAGCCCTCCTTGGAGGAGGTTCTGAAGAGCCAGCCGACCCTCTTCACGGAGCATCTCCGCGGAGCCGCGCTGCTGGATGCCTTCGGGTGGGACTACGCATGGATTCCGGATTACCGGGACAAGGGAGTGCAGGTGCTTGGGAAAAGCGGGGGAACGATGTTTTATTCCACCAACTTCCAGGTCGTCCCGGCGGAGCGGCTTGTCGTGGCCGTGAGCATCTCCGGCAAAACGAACGCCCCGGAGATCTCGCGCGCCATTTTGGACGCGCTGATGAAGGAGAAGGGGCTGCCCGTCCCGGAAAAGTCGCCTCTGAAAAAGAGTGTCGAGCCGCGGCCGATTCCCCCAGAACTCCTCGCCTTCGAGGGAATGTACACCGACGGAACCAGGGCCGTGCGCTTCCTCTTCGACAGGGAAAAGCATGCCCTGAATATTCACCACGTGCTCCCCGCGGCTCCAGATGGTGAGGAGACGCCGCCTCCCTTAAAGCTGGTCTACAACGAGGGTCTTTTCCACGACCTTGAGAAGGGAAGTTCGTATTACTTCATCTCCGAAGGAAAGGACGTCTACCTGATCGCGCACAAGATTCCCGGCTTCGGCATGAACACCCCTGTTTTCCAGAGGCTGGAGGAAGTCGAGGCTCCAAAACAGCTTTCCATCGATATGAACGGCGTGCTCTGGATGATGCAAAACGTCACCCCCAGTGCGCAAATCATGAGCGGAATGCTGATGAGCAGGTCGTCCGTCAGCGACGAACTGCCCGGATATCTTTACGGCTTCGGGGTACAGAAGGTCGAGGGGCCCGACTTCGCAAGCATAGCCGCGACGGGTTTTCGCGATCAGCTCTCGCTGCGGCTTTTCCGGAAGGACGGCAAAATTCGCGTGCGGAGCGGGATGTTCGTCTTCTCGCAGGCAAGCGAGGCGGGGGCGCTCGTCAATGGAAAGAACGGAGTTGTGATCGGCCCCGACGGGGAGAACGAGTGGAGGAAGGTCGAGCAGGAGATGATCCTCTCCTTCACACGGCCGGAGAGGGGGCGGGTTGTTGCGGTCGCGCCCGCGAACGACGCGGAGCTGCTCTACGACAGCGTCGTGGACAACGGGGAGTTCTTCGCTCCGGAAGGAACCTTCGTCTTCCTCGCGGGATCTCCGGGGGATGTGTTTGAGATCGAGGCAAGGTAG
- a CDS encoding Rpn family recombination-promoting nuclease/putative transposase has translation MSEINNIHDTFFRETMSHKEVAADFLANYLPAKVLKHIKLDTLAITKDSFVDEKQAEHYSDLLYQIMLSSDRPGFVYFLFEHKSYPDRFVVLQLLRYIIEIWELHLKQNQKAKTLPLIIPIVIYHGKPKGKAIRLSELVDIPDPELSAYVPGFDLAFYDFSPETDEIIKGQILNQLVMLCLQARNTPEDVEKIWEIIALVIQMDENATSMHWLEKIFRYVLSVMDIEPEEMQNMFTQSLSAGKGGMFMTVAERLELRGETRGLQKGRGELLQRQITKRFGKSITDIDVQERLRKATPEQLDLWAERILDAKNVGEVFQDN, from the coding sequence ATGAGCGAGATCAACAACATCCACGACACCTTCTTCCGGGAAACCATGAGCCACAAGGAGGTCGCCGCCGACTTCCTGGCCAACTACCTCCCGGCCAAGGTTTTGAAGCATATCAAGCTGGATACGCTGGCCATCACCAAAGACAGCTTCGTGGACGAGAAGCAGGCTGAACACTATTCCGACCTGCTCTACCAAATCATGCTCAGCAGCGACCGGCCCGGGTTCGTGTATTTCCTCTTTGAGCACAAAAGCTACCCGGATCGGTTCGTGGTTCTCCAATTGCTCCGTTATATCATTGAAATCTGGGAACTCCACCTCAAACAAAACCAGAAAGCCAAAACCCTGCCACTGATCATCCCCATCGTCATCTACCACGGCAAACCCAAAGGCAAGGCCATCCGGCTTTCCGAACTCGTGGACATTCCCGATCCAGAACTGTCCGCCTACGTTCCTGGCTTCGACCTCGCCTTCTACGACTTCTCCCCGGAAACCGACGAAATCATCAAAGGCCAGATTCTTAACCAACTGGTCATGCTCTGCCTCCAAGCCAGGAACACCCCGGAGGATGTAGAGAAGATCTGGGAAATCATCGCCCTGGTGATCCAAATGGACGAGAACGCCACGTCCATGCATTGGCTGGAAAAGATTTTCCGGTACGTGCTTTCGGTTATGGACATCGAGCCCGAAGAAATGCAAAATATGTTCACGCAAAGCCTTTCAGCAGGAAAAGGAGGCATGTTTATGACAGTAGCGGAAAGACTTGAACTGCGAGGGGAAACAAGAGGCTTACAGAAGGGCCGTGGCGAATTACTCCAGCGCCAAATCACCAAACGCTTCGGCAAAAGCATCACCGACATCGACGTTCAGGAACGCCTACGCAAAGCCACGCCCGAACAACTGGACCTCTGGGCCGAACGAATCCTGGACGCCAAGAACGTTGGCGAAGTGTTCCAGGACAATTGA
- a CDS encoding glutaminase, protein MVPGKLAVAAFTPRLNQAGNSVRAMRAIEYVSQRLGLGLFQ, encoded by the coding sequence GTGGTTCCTGGAAAACTGGCCGTGGCCGCCTTTACACCCCGACTGAACCAGGCCGGCAACAGCGTCCGGGCCATGCGGGCCATCGAGTATGTCAGCCAACGCCTGGGGTTGGGGTTGTTTCAGTGA
- a CDS encoding SLC5/6 family protein — MNVHDTRMKMNSQDWGWVAVNIGMGIGAGIVFLPIQAGIVGLWTFLLAVLVAYPALYQFQRLFINTLVESRQATDYPATISEYLGSKWGAGLGFVYFAMLLIWFFVYSETITNDSASYIQTAGLTEGLLSANPFYGLVIVLVLVLVAFASRTLLLNLSKLLVIVVLSSLILLALMLIPFWTLDHVQEIVSVRKLITQAIVTLPFAVTSILFLQSLSPLVIYARSEYDDIDIARRKAHQIMNWSFMILAGVIFFFAFSCTISISPEQAYQAFADNTSFLAVMAKTIPGALVPSMGVIIDLCAIVTSFFAVLIGLHEACVGLYMNLVAGDGPREKVNKTRLSIGVVVFIVLLGWFATIVDFPILYFTSISSPIFAVIGCFIPVILIYKVDQFAKYRGPQAWIAVGTGALLVLSPFLALISQ, encoded by the coding sequence ATGAACGTACACGACACGCGGATGAAAATGAATTCCCAAGACTGGGGCTGGGTGGCCGTAAACATCGGCATGGGCATTGGGGCCGGAATCGTCTTTTTGCCCATCCAGGCCGGCATTGTCGGGCTGTGGACGTTTCTGCTGGCCGTACTCGTGGCCTACCCGGCTTTGTATCAATTCCAGCGACTTTTCATCAACACGCTGGTTGAATCCAGGCAGGCCACGGACTACCCGGCGACCATCAGCGAATATCTGGGAAGCAAATGGGGGGCCGGGCTGGGCTTTGTCTATTTTGCGATGCTGCTGATCTGGTTCTTCGTGTACAGCGAAACCATCACCAACGACAGCGCCTCGTACATCCAGACCGCGGGCCTGACCGAGGGGCTGTTGTCGGCCAACCCATTCTACGGTCTGGTCATCGTCCTGGTTCTGGTTCTCGTCGCCTTTGCCAGCAGGACCCTGCTCCTGAATTTGTCCAAGCTGCTGGTGATCGTCGTGCTTTCGTCCCTGATCCTGCTGGCCCTGATGCTCATCCCGTTCTGGACTCTCGATCATGTTCAGGAAATCGTTTCCGTTCGCAAACTGATCACCCAGGCAATTGTCACCCTACCTTTCGCCGTGACCTCCATTCTTTTCCTGCAGTCGCTGAGCCCACTGGTCATCTATGCCCGTTCGGAATACGACGACATCGACATCGCCCGGCGCAAGGCCCATCAGATCATGAACTGGTCCTTCATGATCCTGGCCGGCGTGATTTTTTTCTTCGCCTTTTCCTGCACCATTTCCATCTCGCCCGAGCAGGCCTATCAGGCGTTCGCGGACAACACGTCCTTTCTGGCGGTCATGGCCAAGACCATCCCCGGCGCTCTTGTTCCGAGCATGGGGGTGATCATTGATTTATGCGCCATCGTGACCTCGTTTTTCGCGGTTCTAATCGGCCTGCATGAAGCCTGCGTCGGGCTATACATGAATCTTGTCGCTGGGGACGGACCCAGGGAAAAGGTCAACAAAACCAGGCTGTCCATCGGCGTGGTCGTCTTTATTGTCCTTCTCGGATGGTTTGCCACCATCGTGGACTTTCCCATCCTCTACTTCACGAGCATCAGCAGCCCGATTTTTGCCGTAATCGGATGCTTCATCCCCGTCATCCTCATCTACAAGGTGGACCAATTCGCCAAGTACAGGGGCCCCCAGGCCTGGATCGCCGTGGGTACCGGGGCATTGCTGGTCCTGTCGCCCTTTCTGGCTCTAATTTCCCAATGA
- a CDS encoding CopG family transcriptional regulator, whose amino-acid sequence MEATVKRATVYLDEIVHKALKMKALETSRSISDLVNSAVKNALAEDAEDLAAFDCRANEPLLSYDDMVKRLRDDGRI is encoded by the coding sequence ATGGAAGCAACAGTCAAGCGCGCCACGGTTTATCTGGACGAGATTGTTCATAAGGCTCTTAAAATGAAGGCGTTGGAGACATCCAGATCCATTTCGGATCTTGTCAATTCCGCCGTGAAAAATGCCCTTGCCGAAGATGCCGAAGATCTTGCGGCATTCGACTGCCGGGCGAATGAGCCTCTTCTCAGTTATGATGATATGGTGAAGAGGCTCAGGGACGATGGCCGGATATAG
- a CDS encoding phosphatidylserine decarboxylase: MKNLLLCCLVCCVTCWPAFSRADVPPLPAQCAESIGAFAEAYQENEVFRLLMDMAFENMRPLPEGYHHGGNPWIGKKYDDLLVFLGDWCLFLPKSKGSSDDGLAYIEVMDFFSYQNPFGRAVFQISPGRELFQRFIEDRGTFMNSPESRAVVAQWLANPRIEKEDYLLPDPDAPDGGFGSFNEFFARTFKDQAQSRPQTMPDRDYVISAPTDAIMNPIPVPIVDNSTMLRTKGTQELNIQELLAGSRYWERFVGGTALSCILMPNTYHRYHSPVAGAVIETALVNGALLGMEDFPAFVPPGGNVGRPGSDFGAFENYQRGYFIIDTGKYGLVAAVAVGLSEIGSVVFQDRFLNATGPVPVRRGDELGHFLYGGSLVILVFEPGRYVSGGVKVRLGNQIGVFDTDGE, from the coding sequence ATGAAAAACCTGCTGCTTTGCTGCCTTGTTTGTTGCGTGACGTGCTGGCCCGCCTTCAGCCGGGCCGATGTCCCGCCGCTTCCAGCGCAATGCGCGGAAAGCATCGGGGCCTTTGCGGAAGCGTACCAGGAAAACGAGGTTTTCAGACTGCTCATGGACATGGCCTTCGAGAACATGCGGCCCTTGCCGGAAGGTTACCACCATGGGGGCAATCCCTGGATCGGCAAAAAGTATGACGACCTGCTCGTCTTTCTGGGCGACTGGTGCCTGTTTCTGCCCAAGTCCAAGGGCAGTTCGGACGACGGATTGGCCTACATCGAGGTGATGGACTTCTTCTCCTACCAGAATCCCTTTGGTAGAGCCGTATTCCAGATCTCCCCGGGCAGGGAGCTGTTCCAGCGTTTCATCGAGGATCGGGGCACCTTCATGAACAGCCCGGAGTCCAGGGCAGTGGTGGCTCAGTGGCTGGCCAACCCGCGCATTGAAAAGGAAGACTATCTGCTCCCGGACCCCGACGCTCCTGACGGCGGCTTTGGCTCGTTCAACGAGTTTTTTGCCCGGACCTTCAAGGACCAGGCCCAAAGTCGGCCCCAGACCATGCCGGACCGGGACTACGTGATCAGCGCGCCTACGGATGCGATCATGAACCCGATCCCCGTGCCCATCGTGGACAATAGCACCATGCTGCGCACCAAGGGCACCCAGGAGCTGAACATTCAGGAACTGCTGGCCGGATCCAGGTACTGGGAGCGGTTCGTGGGCGGCACGGCCCTGTCCTGTATTCTCATGCCCAACACCTACCACCGATACCACTCCCCGGTGGCCGGGGCGGTGATCGAGACCGCGTTGGTGAACGGGGCCCTGCTGGGCATGGAGGACTTTCCCGCCTTTGTCCCGCCCGGCGGCAACGTGGGGCGGCCCGGCTCGGACTTCGGTGCTTTTGAAAACTATCAGCGCGGCTATTTCATCATCGATACCGGGAAATACGGTCTGGTGGCCGCGGTGGCCGTGGGCTTGAGCGAGATTGGTTCCGTGGTCTTCCAGGACCGGTTCCTGAACGCAACCGGGCCGGTCCCGGTCCGGCGTGGAGACGAACTGGGCCATTTCCTCTATGGCGGTTCCCTGGTGATCCTGGTGTTCGAGCCGGGTCGGTACGTCTCCGGCGGCGTCAAGGTCCGCCTGGGCAACCAGATCGGCGTCTTTGACACGGACGGCGAATGA
- a CDS encoding type II toxin-antitoxin system RelE family toxin: MKILGRIKDLENDPRPPGSEKLTGQERYRLRQGNYRIVYSIQDDELTVWIVTIGHRKGVYR; encoded by the coding sequence ATGAAAATCCTTGGTCGCATCAAAGACCTGGAAAACGACCCTCGCCCGCCAGGAAGCGAAAAATTGACCGGACAGGAGCGGTACCGCCTGCGCCAGGGTAATTACCGTATCGTTTACTCCATCCAAGATGATGAACTCACTGTATGGATTGTTACGATTGGTCACAGGAAAGGTGTTTATCGTTGA
- a CDS encoding C69 family dipeptidase has protein sequence MTTIPRTHRNIVPGIAVLFALSIFAFIFAPSVPANACTTILVGHEATADGSLIIARNEDNVGASDAQNIVRHEPRKEALTFQANDNAFTWDLPPNALGYVAFPKWQSEGQKLLSFEETGINDYGVAISATETIFNSEAILAVDPYVQGTGLTEDSITSVVLPYATSAREGIRLLGHVIETAGVSDEGFGVALSDRNEIWYLETASGHHWVAQRLPADSYFVSANQGRFQDVDFNDPMNVMTSAGFVDFLVEHKLYDPAGEAFNFFTCCISDGEHDHTYNYPRVRELLKLFSGIEYDRMDGLYPVFVQPDRKLTVQDVAAGLRNRYQGTPHDPYMHQNPKEPYRPISVMRASLSHITQTRPDLPGDIAVINHIALGMPDLAVYMPFYKGLTDLPSAYQGATGQIDDHSMFWRSRKMQALVLQDYPRLAPAAHEAIAQFEADLVAKQAAMEDQYLALWRQDEDAARELIQNLTDHAVADMERMLDDLTIRFAKELGMENLTDEQFFELIMGIEKKYHFHGA, from the coding sequence ATGACAACCATCCCCCGTACTCACCGCAACATCGTTCCAGGTATCGCGGTGCTTTTTGCGCTCTCCATTTTTGCTTTTATCTTCGCGCCGTCCGTCCCGGCCAACGCCTGCACGACCATCCTGGTGGGCCACGAGGCCACGGCGGACGGCTCGCTGATCATCGCCCGCAATGAAGACAATGTCGGCGCATCCGACGCCCAGAACATCGTCCGCCACGAACCGCGCAAGGAAGCCCTGACCTTTCAGGCCAACGACAACGCCTTCACCTGGGACCTGCCGCCCAACGCCCTGGGGTACGTGGCCTTTCCCAAATGGCAGTCCGAAGGCCAGAAGCTTTTGTCCTTCGAGGAAACCGGGATCAACGACTACGGCGTGGCCATTTCGGCCACGGAGACCATCTTCAACAGCGAGGCCATCCTGGCCGTCGACCCTTACGTGCAAGGCACCGGCCTGACCGAGGACTCCATCACCTCGGTGGTCCTGCCTTATGCCACCTCGGCCAGGGAGGGCATTCGCCTGCTGGGACATGTCATCGAGACCGCCGGCGTCAGCGACGAGGGCTTTGGCGTGGCCCTGAGCGACCGCAACGAGATCTGGTATCTGGAAACGGCCTCGGGTCATCACTGGGTGGCCCAGCGCCTCCCCGCGGACAGCTACTTTGTTTCCGCGAACCAGGGACGCTTCCAGGACGTGGATTTCAATGATCCCATGAACGTGATGACCTCCGCCGGTTTCGTGGACTTCCTGGTGGAACACAAGCTGTACGATCCGGCCGGCGAAGCGTTCAATTTCTTCACCTGCTGCATCAGCGACGGCGAACACGATCACACCTACAACTACCCCCGGGTCCGCGAGTTGCTTAAGCTCTTCTCCGGTATCGAGTACGACCGCATGGACGGGCTGTATCCGGTTTTCGTCCAGCCGGACCGCAAACTGACCGTCCAGGACGTGGCCGCGGGCCTGCGCAACCGGTACCAGGGCACCCCGCACGATCCGTACATGCACCAGAATCCCAAGGAACCCTACCGGCCCATCAGCGTGATGCGCGCCTCCCTCTCCCACATCACCCAGACCCGGCCCGACCTGCCCGGCGACATCGCGGTCATCAACCATATCGCCCTGGGCATGCCCGATCTGGCCGTGTACATGCCCTTCTACAAGGGCCTGACCGACCTGCCCTCGGCCTACCAGGGCGCTACCGGGCAAATCGACGACCATTCCATGTTCTGGCGCTCCCGCAAGATGCAGGCCCTGGTCCTGCAGGACTATCCGCGCCTGGCTCCAGCGGCCCATGAGGCCATCGCGCAATTCGAGGCGGACCTCGTGGCGAAACAGGCCGCCATGGAAGACCAGTACCTGGCGCTGTGGCGTCAGGACGAGGACGCGGCCCGGGAGCTGATCCAGAACCTGACCGACCACGCCGTGGCGGACATGGAACGGATGCTGGACGACCTGACCATCCGGTTTGCCAAGGAACTGGGCATGGAAAACCTGACCGACGAGCAGTTCTTTGAGCTGATCATGGGCATCGAGAAGAAGTACCACTTCCACGGAGCGTGA
- a CDS encoding M20/M25/M40 family metallo-hydrolase, translating into MITMGLLWAGLACFALGFSISALAAEVVPDQQGPALVDDGADTTRILAIFEAISQVPRCSKDEERIAAWLVQWAEERGFPVKTDAFSNVLISVPAAEGYADAPVVALQAHMDMVCQKTADSDHDFTTDPIRLVRDGEWLRATDTTLGADDGIGMAIALFLAEEPGLKRPALELLFTTDEEVDMTGAEGLAEDALKAERFINIDSDTEGFVTLGAAGGVTMEITLPLAFAPLSPGQATYSLRVDGLLGGHSGVEIHKNRANANVLIARALNEAVPFRLISFAGGSADNAITPASELVLALEPEHEDALKARIVAFEQEIRGEYPEETGLSVTLEALPNPADAALSAADTARLIERVFTNGPKSFPDCPRLPTTSASC; encoded by the coding sequence ATGATTACGATGGGACTGCTGTGGGCCGGTCTGGCCTGTTTCGCCCTTGGGTTTTCGATCTCGGCCCTGGCCGCCGAGGTCGTGCCTGACCAGCAGGGGCCGGCGCTGGTCGACGACGGCGCGGACACCACGCGCATTTTGGCCATTTTCGAGGCCATCAGCCAGGTGCCGCGCTGCTCCAAGGACGAGGAGCGTATTGCGGCCTGGCTGGTCCAGTGGGCCGAGGAGCGGGGCTTTCCGGTCAAAACCGACGCGTTCAGCAATGTCTTGATTTCCGTTCCAGCCGCCGAGGGCTATGCCGACGCGCCGGTGGTGGCCCTGCAGGCGCATATGGACATGGTCTGCCAGAAAACCGCGGATTCGGACCACGATTTCACCACCGACCCCATCCGCCTGGTCCGGGACGGCGAGTGGCTGCGGGCCACGGACACCACCCTGGGCGCGGACGACGGGATCGGCATGGCCATCGCCCTGTTCCTGGCCGAGGAGCCGGGGCTGAAGCGCCCGGCCCTGGAACTGCTGTTCACCACGGACGAGGAAGTGGACATGACCGGTGCGGAAGGGTTGGCCGAAGACGCTCTGAAAGCTGAACGGTTCATCAACATCGACTCCGATACCGAGGGCTTCGTGACCCTGGGCGCGGCCGGCGGGGTGACGATGGAAATCACGCTGCCCCTGGCCTTTGCCCCCCTTTCCCCCGGCCAGGCGACGTACTCCTTGCGCGTGGACGGCCTGTTGGGCGGCCACTCCGGCGTTGAAATCCACAAGAACCGGGCCAATGCCAACGTGCTCATCGCCCGGGCTCTGAACGAGGCCGTGCCGTTTCGGCTGATCAGCTTTGCCGGAGGCTCGGCGGACAACGCCATCACCCCGGCCTCGGAACTGGTCCTGGCCCTGGAGCCGGAACACGAAGACGCGCTGAAGGCCAGGATTGTCGCCTTTGAGCAGGAGATCCGCGGCGAATATCCCGAGGAAACCGGCTTGTCCGTGACCTTGGAAGCGCTTCCAAACCCGGCGGACGCCGCCCTTTCCGCGGCGGACACCGCCCGCTTGATCGAAAGGGTGTTTACGAATGGTCCGAAATCTTTCCCGGACTGCCCGAGACTTCCAACAACATCGGCATCCTGCTGA
- a CDS encoding phosphatidylserine decarboxylase family protein produces the protein MRLTKWFLTGTLAIAATIQLCFGLPSAQAETGGKPLPYNVGQWLPSDQQVLEDWRADLIRKTDALPEGAPLLPVIQEFKELIENDPELYMLFTQMFEQVPRKPPFLTDPTGMPQIRNYRHMLVLMNHILTQAPEFNKTGLVGFPINAILDWPMGTPAGASAFLNDKVNRQLKKILNQWAVFLASPDSRHVLTDDPEKGWFGRDAQEAMPTFVEDFHCDPDQPHYGFASWDDFFTRTFRDGRRPVAEPDNDAVIANACESAPYRIATDVQLRDQFWIKAQPYSLFHMMDGDPLVDQFVGGTIYQAFLSALSYHRWHSPVSGRIVKTRLIDGSYYAESLAQGFDPAGPNESQGYITQVAARALIFIEADNPDIGLMAVMFVGMAEVSSNEITVYEGQHVQKGDQLGMFHFGGSTHCLIFRPEVNLEFDLHGQTPGLHSENIPLRARIAVVTDSQGE, from the coding sequence ATGCGCCTTACAAAATGGTTTCTGACAGGCACCCTGGCCATTGCGGCAACAATCCAGCTCTGCTTCGGATTGCCGTCCGCCCAGGCTGAGACGGGCGGCAAGCCGTTACCGTACAACGTCGGTCAATGGCTGCCCTCGGACCAGCAGGTTCTGGAGGATTGGCGGGCCGATCTGATCCGAAAAACCGACGCACTGCCCGAAGGTGCGCCCTTGTTGCCCGTTATCCAGGAATTCAAGGAACTCATTGAAAACGACCCGGAACTGTACATGCTCTTCACCCAGATGTTCGAGCAGGTTCCGCGAAAACCGCCGTTTCTGACCGACCCCACCGGCATGCCGCAGATCAGGAATTACCGGCACATGCTGGTCCTGATGAACCATATTCTGACCCAGGCTCCGGAATTCAACAAAACCGGGCTGGTAGGCTTTCCCATCAACGCCATCCTGGACTGGCCCATGGGCACCCCTGCCGGAGCATCGGCCTTTCTGAACGATAAAGTGAATCGCCAATTGAAGAAGATCCTGAATCAGTGGGCCGTGTTCCTGGCTTCCCCGGATTCCCGCCATGTGCTTACCGATGATCCGGAAAAAGGCTGGTTCGGCCGGGACGCCCAGGAAGCCATGCCGACCTTCGTGGAGGACTTCCATTGCGACCCGGATCAGCCCCATTACGGCTTCGCGTCCTGGGACGACTTCTTTACCCGGACCTTCCGCGACGGCCGCCGCCCCGTGGCCGAGCCGGACAACGACGCGGTGATCGCCAATGCCTGCGAATCAGCCCCGTACCGGATCGCCACGGATGTCCAACTGCGCGACCAGTTCTGGATCAAGGCCCAGCCCTACTCGCTCTTCCACATGATGGACGGGGATCCCCTGGTGGACCAATTCGTGGGCGGGACCATCTATCAGGCATTTCTGAGCGCGCTGAGTTATCACCGCTGGCACAGCCCGGTCAGCGGCAGGATCGTCAAAACCAGGCTGATCGACGGCTCCTATTACGCCGAATCGCTTGCCCAGGGCTTTGACCCGGCCGGACCCAACGAGTCCCAGGGCTACATCACCCAGGTTGCCGCCAGGGCGCTGATCTTCATCGAAGCGGACAACCCGGACATCGGCCTGATGGCCGTCATGTTCGTGGGCATGGCCGAGGTCTCCTCCAACGAGATCACGGTGTACGAAGGCCAGCACGTCCAAAAGGGCGACCAACTCGGGATGTTCCACTTCGGAGGCTCCACCCATTGCCTGATCTTCCGCCCGGAAGTGAACCTGGAATTCGACCTGCACGGCCAGACTCCAGGCCTGCACTCGGAAAACATCCCGCTTCGGGCCAGGATCGCCGTGGTCACGGACAGCCAGGGCGAATGA